The Bos taurus isolate L1 Dominette 01449 registration number 42190680 breed Hereford chromosome 13, ARS-UCD2.0, whole genome shotgun sequence genome contains a region encoding:
- the RAE1 gene encoding mRNA export factor, with protein MSLFGTTSGFGSGGTSMFGSTTTDNHNPMKDIEVTSSPDDSIGCLSFSPPTLPGNFLIAGSWANDVRCWEVQDSGQTIPKAQQMHTGPVLDVCWSDDGSKVFTASCDKTAKMWDLNSNQAIQIAQHDAPVKTVHWIKAPNYSCVMTGSWDKTLKFWDTRSSNPMMVLQLPERCYCADVIYPMAVVATAERGLIVYQLENQPSEFRRIESPLKHQHRCVAIFKDKQNKPTGFALGSIEGRVAIHYINPPNPAKDNFTFKCHRSNGTNTSAPQDIYAVNGIAFHPVHGTLATVGSDGRFSFWDKDARTKLKTSEQLDQPISACCFNHNGNIFAYASSYDWSKGHEFYNPQKKNYIFLRNAAEELKPRNKK; from the exons ATGAGTCTGTTTGGAACAACCTCGGGTTTTGGATCTGGTGGGACCAGCATGTTTGGCAGCACAACCACAGATAATCACAACCCTATGAAG GATATTGAAGTAACATCCTCTCCTGATGATAGCATTGGTTGTCTATCATTTAGCCCCCCAACCTTGCCGGGAAACTTTCTTATTGCAGGATCGTGGGCTAATGAT GTTCGATGCTGGGAAGTTCAAGATAGCGGACAGACTATTCCAAAAGCCCAGCAGATGCACACGGGACCTGTCCTAGATGTCTGCTGGAGTGAT gATGGGAGCAAAGTATTTACAGCCTCATGTGATAAAACTGCTAAAATGTGGGACCTCAATAGTAACCAGGCGATACAGATTGCACag CACGATGCTCCTGTCAAAACAGTACATTGGATCAAAGCACCAAACTACAGCTGTGTGATGACTGGGAGCTGGGATAAGACCTTGAAG tttTGGGATACACGATCATCAAATCCTATGATGGTGTTACAGCTCCCTGAAAGGTGTTACTGTGCTGACGTG ATATATCCTATGGCTGTGGTGGCAACTGCAGAGAGGGGCCTGATTGTGTATCAGTTAGAGAATCAGCCTTCTGAATTCAGGAGGATAGAGTCTCCACTGAAGCATCAG CATCGATGTGTGGctatttttaaagacaaacaGAACAAGCCGACAGGTTTTGCCCTGGGAAGCATCGAGGGGAGAGTTGCTATCCACTACATCAACCCCCCAAATCC TGCCAAGGATAACTTCACCTTTAAATGTCATCGATCTAACGGGACCAACACTTCTGCTCCTCAGGACATCTATGCG GTTAATGGAATTGCGTTCCATCCTGTCCATGGCACCCTTGCCACTGTGGGATCTGATGGTAGATTCAGCTTTTGGGACAAGGATGCCAGAACAAAACTAAAGACTTCGGAACAGTTAGATCAGCCGATATCGGCCTGCTGCTTCAATCACAATGGAAACATATTTGCGTATGCTTCCAGCTACGACTGGTCAAAG ggACATGAATTTTATAATccccaaaagaaaaattacattttcctGCGTAATGCAGCTGAAGAGCTAAAACCAAGGAATAAGAAGTAG
- the RAE1 gene encoding mRNA export factor isoform X2 gives MSLFGTTSGFGSGGTSMFGSTTTDNHNPMKDIEVTSSPDDSIGCLSFSPPTLPGNFLIAGSWANDVRCWEVQDSGQTIPKAQQMHTGPVLDVCWSDHDAPVKTVHWIKAPNYSCVMTGSWDKTLKFWDTRSSNPMMVLQLPERCYCADVIYPMAVVATAERGLIVYQLENQPSEFRRIESPLKHQHRCVAIFKDKQNKPTGFALGSIEGRVAIHYINPPNPAKDNFTFKCHRSNGTNTSAPQDIYAVNGIAFHPVHGTLATVGSDGRFSFWDKDARTKLKTSEQLDQPISACCFNHNGNIFAYASSYDWSKGHEFYNPQKKNYIFLRNAAEELKPRNKK, from the exons ATGAGTCTGTTTGGAACAACCTCGGGTTTTGGATCTGGTGGGACCAGCATGTTTGGCAGCACAACCACAGATAATCACAACCCTATGAAG GATATTGAAGTAACATCCTCTCCTGATGATAGCATTGGTTGTCTATCATTTAGCCCCCCAACCTTGCCGGGAAACTTTCTTATTGCAGGATCGTGGGCTAATGAT GTTCGATGCTGGGAAGTTCAAGATAGCGGACAGACTATTCCAAAAGCCCAGCAGATGCACACGGGACCTGTCCTAGATGTCTGCTGGAGTGAT CACGATGCTCCTGTCAAAACAGTACATTGGATCAAAGCACCAAACTACAGCTGTGTGATGACTGGGAGCTGGGATAAGACCTTGAAG tttTGGGATACACGATCATCAAATCCTATGATGGTGTTACAGCTCCCTGAAAGGTGTTACTGTGCTGACGTG ATATATCCTATGGCTGTGGTGGCAACTGCAGAGAGGGGCCTGATTGTGTATCAGTTAGAGAATCAGCCTTCTGAATTCAGGAGGATAGAGTCTCCACTGAAGCATCAG CATCGATGTGTGGctatttttaaagacaaacaGAACAAGCCGACAGGTTTTGCCCTGGGAAGCATCGAGGGGAGAGTTGCTATCCACTACATCAACCCCCCAAATCC TGCCAAGGATAACTTCACCTTTAAATGTCATCGATCTAACGGGACCAACACTTCTGCTCCTCAGGACATCTATGCG GTTAATGGAATTGCGTTCCATCCTGTCCATGGCACCCTTGCCACTGTGGGATCTGATGGTAGATTCAGCTTTTGGGACAAGGATGCCAGAACAAAACTAAAGACTTCGGAACAGTTAGATCAGCCGATATCGGCCTGCTGCTTCAATCACAATGGAAACATATTTGCGTATGCTTCCAGCTACGACTGGTCAAAG ggACATGAATTTTATAATccccaaaagaaaaattacattttcctGCGTAATGCAGCTGAAGAGCTAAAACCAAGGAATAAGAAGTAG